From one Stieleria sp. JC731 genomic stretch:
- a CDS encoding thiol-disulfide oxidoreductase DCC family protein — protein sequence MGDVAVETSLPRVESNSRGENGLPDPDQHPDSDVVIYDGDCKFCIGQVKNLARLDCCGGRLSFISLHDARVRERYPDLTHDQMMEQMFVVDQQGRRHGGGDAVRYLSRRLPMLWVVAPILHLPGTARLWRWGYHQVAKRRYRIAGKKSGGGCDGDACSVHFGESSQSR from the coding sequence TGGAATCAAATTCTCGCGGGGAAAACGGACTGCCGGATCCAGATCAGCACCCGGATTCCGATGTGGTGATCTATGACGGTGATTGCAAGTTTTGCATCGGCCAGGTGAAGAATCTGGCCCGATTGGACTGCTGTGGTGGGCGTTTAAGCTTCATTTCGCTTCATGATGCTCGTGTCCGCGAACGCTATCCGGACCTGACACACGACCAGATGATGGAACAAATGTTCGTGGTCGATCAACAAGGTCGGCGCCATGGCGGCGGCGACGCAGTGCGTTATCTCAGTCGTCGGCTACCGATGTTGTGGGTTGTCGCACCGATTTTGCACCTGCCTGGAACCGCTCGACTGTGGCGATGGGGTTACCATCAGGTCGCAAAACGACGTTATCGCATCGCCGGGAAAAAATCAGGCGGGGGGTGCGATGGCGATGCTTGTTCGGTCCATTTCGGTGAATCGAGCCAAAGCCGCTAA